In Nonlabens agnitus, the DNA window AGATTCCCTATATTTACGATTAGTGCAAAAACTTTCAATCCATTACTCAAGTAATTGGATTTCAATATATAACATAGGAGAATGAGCTGTAATAGTTGTGGAACTGGCGATAGTGCGCCAGGTGGATGTAAGAATCACGGTACCTGTGGTACCTCAGGATGTAATAAACTCACCGTTTTTGATTGGCTGGCAAACATGGAATTGCCAGAAGGACAAGAACAATTCCCTTATGTTGAAGTTCGTTTCAAGAACAGCCGCAAAGAGTTCTTTCACAATCACGAGAACCTGCCTTTGAAAATTGGCGATGTAGTAGCAACCCAGGCCGCAACGGGTCATGATGTAGGTATCGTGACACTTACCGGCGAACTAGTACGTGTACAGATGAAGCGCAAGCGCGTCAAGCCTGACAGTGAAGAGGTGCTACAAATTTATCGCATTGCTAATCAAAACGATGTAGACAAGTGGAAAGAAGCCCGCAATCGTGAGGATGAGATGAAGATTAAGGCCAGAGAAATCGCTATACGATTAAAGCTCAAAATGAAAATCTCAGATATTGAGTTTCAAGGAGATGGCTCTAAAGCCACCTTTTTTTACACGGCAGATCAGCGCGTCGATTTTAGAGAGCTCATTAGGGAATATGCTGGAACATTCCGTACGCGTATTGAGATGCGTCAAATAGGGCTGCGTCAGGAAGCGGCTCGATTGGGCGGTATAGGATCTTGCGGTCGCGAATTGTGTTGCAGCACCTGGTTGACAGATTTTAGATCTGTTACCACCAGCGCTGCTCGTTATCAAAACCTGTCGCTCAATCCGCAAAAATTGGCGGGTCAGTGCGGTAAATTGAAATGCTGTTTGAATTACGAGTTGGATTCCTATCTGGATGCATTAAGTACATTCCCTAAGCAAAATCAAAAGCTCTACACAGAGAAAGGAGTTGCTTTGTGCCAAAAGGTTGATATTTTCAAAGGCCTCATGTGGTATTGTTACGATGGCGAGTGGATGAACTGGCACACCTTAACCATTGAACAGGTTCACGAGATTGTGGCTAAAAATAAGGCCAAGGAAAAGGTAGCTGGTATTGAAGAATACGCCCGTGAACTGGTCATAGAAGAAAAAGTAAGTTTTGAGAATGTGGTAGGTCAAGACAGCCTTACCCGTTTTGACAATAAATCTGGCGGTGGCAAGAATAAACGCAAAAAGCGTCGCAACAACCGCAATAAGAAGAAAGCGCCAGCAGGAAATGCTCCAGCAGCAAAAACGGCTGCCAAGACATCTCCTAAGCCAGCCAGCAAAGGCGGCCAGAGCAAACCCAACAAACCTCGCAGGAATAAACGTCGCGCAACTAAGGGTGGCAACAACAATAACGAGAAGAAATAAATGAATCTGGTACGTCGACTTGCTTTCGGTTTATTGGCGATCCCGGTGATCATAGGATGTGACGACAATCTGGTGGCTACAGACAGTAAGTCCTTTGATGGCGCATCCTGGCCCGCTAGTGAACCAGCCCAGTTTTTGATCGAACCGGTTGATACGGTTACTGATTTTCAGATATATTTGAATATGCGCAACAACAAGAGTTATGCGTATAAAAACCTTTGGTTGATCACTCAAATGAAATTTCCGCAGGGAAAGATCGTTACAGATACATTGGAGTATGCCATGGCAGATGCTAGAGGTGCATTTTTGGGTACCGGTAGCGATGTGGTGGAAAACAAATTAATATATAAGAAAGAATTTCGCTTTCGCGAAAGCGGAACATATCAACTTACCCTACAACAAGCCATGAGAAAAAGCGGTAGTGCCCAACCATTGGAACAGCTGGAAGGCGTGCTTGACGTAGGATATACTATTGAAAAAGAAATACAAAATGGCAGTAAGTAAAGCCCAGGAAGCAAAGCGCAAAGAAGACTTGCGAGCTAATGTGATTCTGTTCTGGAAACTCGTCGGTACGGCAATAGGATTGCTGGTGCTCCTATTTTTATTGACCAGTTGGGGCGTTTTTGGCTCCTTGCCAGACCACACAAAACTGGAAAATCCAGATACAGACCTCGCTACAGAGATTGTCGCATCTGACGGTATCACGTTAGGTAAATTCTACAAGGATAACCGTACGCCAGTAAATTTTGAGGACTTACCGCAAAACATGGTGGACGCGCTCGTTTCTACAGAAGATGAGCGTTTTTTTGAACATAGTGGTATTGATGGTTTTGGAACCCTGAGAGCGGTCGTTTTCTTAGGACAGCGCGGTGGTGCTAGTACCATTACACAACAACTGGCTAAAAACTATTTTACAGAGAAACCAGCTACTAATATCGTTGCTCGTATAGGTCAAAAGCTGAAGGAATGGATCATTTCCATTAGGCTGGAAAAACAGTACACCAAGCAAGAAATCATCGCTCAATATTTGAATCAGATCACCTTCTTATACAATGCAGATGGTGTTAGATCTGCCTCAAGGATTTATTTTGGAAAAGAGCCCAAAGACCTTAATGTGGAAGAAAGTGCGGTCATCGTTGCCATGCTTAAAAATCCGCGACAGTACAATCCGCGTAGGGAAATAAGCAAAGAGAAATCTTTCCAACGCCGCAATCAGGTATTTGTGCAAATGGTGCGTAATGATAAGATGACTGAGGCTATGAAAGATAGCCTTAGAGAACAACCTATTGAACTCAACTTTAGCCCAGAAACCCATAACGATGGAATGGCGACTTACTTTAGGGAATACCTAAGAAGCTGGCTGGATGACTGGATAGAGGATAACCCAAATCCTGCAGACGGTGAGAAGTACAACATCTACCGCGATGGACTTAAAGTCAACGTGACCATTGATAGCCGCATGCAAGCCATCGCAGAAAAGTCGGTTAAGGATCACATGAAAAACCTACAAGCCGAGTTTGATTATCAAAACCGAAACTTGAAGACGGCACCATTTAGAGATGTTACAGAGAAAGAAGTGGACGAGAAGATCCTAGCATCTGCCATGCGCAGATCAGAGCGATGGAGAATTCTTAAAGCAGATGGCAAGAGTGATCAAGAAATAAAGGACAGCTTCCTCGAGAAAACAGACATGACTGTCTTTTCATGGAACGGACCTATCGACACGCTCATGAGGCCTATTGACAGTATTAGGTATTATAAAAAGTTCTTGCAAGCTGGTATGATGTCTATGGAGCCGCAAACAGGTCACGTTAAAGCCTGGGTTGGCGGTATCAATCATGAAAATTTCAAGTTTGACCATGTCAAAAAAGGAAAGCGCCAGCCAGGTTCTACTTTCAAACCATTTTTATATGCCACGGCCATAGATTTACTTAAATATTCACCATGTCGAGAGTTTAGTGATGGAGAATACACCATTCCAGCAGGTAGATATGGAAACATGAGAGACTGGACACCTAAAAATTCCAGCGGTGGTTATGGAAATATGAGAACTTTGAAAGATGCTTTGGCTAATTCTGTGAACACGGTCTCTGCAAGGTTAATGGATGACGTTGGTCCACAAGCAGTGCTTGACAGAGTCAAAACGTTGGGCATCGATACGAGCAACATGAGCGCTCAACCAGCACTAGCTTTGGGAACGGAAGACGTGAGCCTTTATGAAATGGTAGCGGCTTATGGTGTGTTTGCTAATGGTGGTATCTATAATGAGCCTGTGTTAGTGACTAGTATCGAGGACAAAAATGGAACGGTATTGTATCAATACATGCCAGATTCTAAAGATGTCTTGAACCCAGAAGTGGCCTATACCACCGTCAAATTGATGGAAGGTGTTACTCAAATTGGTAGTGGTGCACGATTGCGCGACAAATGGCGTGGTAATCAATCCTATGCTAGTATTTTGACTGATTATCCTTATGCCTTTGAAAATGATATCGCCGGTAAAACGGGAACAACCCAAAACCAAAGTGATGGATGGTTCATGGGAATGGTACCTAATCTAGTAACTGGAGTTTGGGTTGGTGGTGAAGATCGCGCCGTTCACTTTCCTACCATTACTTATGGTCAAGGAGCTTCCATGGCATTGCCTATTTGGGGATCTTATATGAAAGGTGTGTACAAAAATGAAAACCTAGAAGTTTCTAAAGGAAGCTTCCCAAGACCAGCCAACCTCTCTATACAAACAGATTGTGACGTTTATCAACAAGAAAATGGCAGTCCAACCGAGGAAGATGATGGTGGTGAGCTAGATATGTAATTATGATACACAAACTGACTCTTGAGAATATCCTCTTTTTGGATATAGAAACAGTTCCTCAACATGAAAACTTTGAGGACTTAGAGTCGTTGGATCAAGAATTATTTGCTCAAAAAACACAGTATCAACGCCGGGAAGAATTCACGCCGGCCGAGTTCTATGACCGTGCTGGTATCTGGGCAGAATTTGGTAAGATCATCTGTATTTCAGTTGGGTTTTTTAGGGATACTGGATCTAAAAGGACTTTCAGGATCCACAGCTATAAAGGTGAAGAATCTCAATTATTGAAGGAATTTGCTCAGATGCTGGAAGAACACTTCTCCAGAAATGAACATCTACTCTGCGGTCACAATGCCAAAGAGTTTGATTTTCCCTTTATCGCTAGACGTATGATCATTCACGGTTTGGAATTGCCTACTAAGCTTAATCTATTCGGGAAAAAACCTTGGGAAATACCGCATCTGGACACCATGGAGTTGTGGAAGTTTGGCGACTATAAACACTTCACCAGTCTTAAATTACTCACTCGTATTCTAGGTATAGAATCGCCCAAGGATGATATAGACGGTTCCCAAGTACGAGACGTTTATTACAAAGAAAAGGATCTCGATCGCATCACACGTTATTGCGAGCGTGACGTGATCGCAGTCGCGCAAGTGATTCTCAAATTGCGCAATGAAAACCTACTGCAGGATGACCAGATCATCTCCAAATAACCTCCAGGTTGATGTGAAGGGATTGAACCTTTCCTTCAAAAACGGTAACCAATTCACGCAAGTGCTGCATGATGTCGATATCCAGTTACACAAGGATGAAATACTCGCGATTGTAGGAGAATCCGGTAGCGGTAAATCGATTACTAGTAAAATACTTATGGGCTTGCTGGACACGCGGCAGATTCAGGTGCATGCAAAAAAGTCTATTGTACTAGAAAAAGATGTGTTAAAGATGGATGCTGGTGAATGGGCTCGCTTTCGCGGAAGCGAGATCTCCATGATCTTTCAAGAACCCATGAGTTCGCTCAATCCCACCATCACTTGCGGTCAACAAGTCGCCGAAATATTGAAGATTCATACCCAGCTCAATGCTAAGGAACGGCACCAAACCGTGTTGGAACTTTTTGAGAAAGTCAAGCTACCATCGCCCGAGGTCACGTACCAAAAATACCCACATGAGATAAGTGGTGGCCAGATGCAACGCGTCATGATCGCTATGGCAGTGGCCTGCAAACCAAAAATTTTGATCGCAGACGAACCTACCACGGCGCTAGATGTTACGGTCCAGAGAGAGATCATCTTACTACTCAAATCGCTGCAAAGGGAATATGGAATGAGTATTGTGTTCATTTCCCACGATCTATCGCTGGTGCGATCCATTGCAGATCGTATCATGGTGATGTATCAAGGTCGTCTCGTAGAAACCAAGGATGCTCAAGATCTTTTTCAAAATCCACAAGAACTGTATACCAAAGCATTGATAGCTGCCAGACCAGAAACAGATCGTCGATTAAAACGACTGCCTACCATTAGGGATTTTATGGAAAAGCGACTGGTGGAACAAGTAGAAAGTACTTCCCAACGTAAGGAACGGCATCACGAGATGTATCGCGGCGTTCCTATTTTAAAAGTAGATAGCGTTGTGAAGGATTATGCACTT includes these proteins:
- a CDS encoding PSP1 domain-containing protein encodes the protein MSCNSCGTGDSAPGGCKNHGTCGTSGCNKLTVFDWLANMELPEGQEQFPYVEVRFKNSRKEFFHNHENLPLKIGDVVATQAATGHDVGIVTLTGELVRVQMKRKRVKPDSEEVLQIYRIANQNDVDKWKEARNREDEMKIKAREIAIRLKLKMKISDIEFQGDGSKATFFYTADQRVDFRELIREYAGTFRTRIEMRQIGLRQEAARLGGIGSCGRELCCSTWLTDFRSVTTSAARYQNLSLNPQKLAGQCGKLKCCLNYELDSYLDALSTFPKQNQKLYTEKGVALCQKVDIFKGLMWYCYDGEWMNWHTLTIEQVHEIVAKNKAKEKVAGIEEYARELVIEEKVSFENVVGQDSLTRFDNKSGGGKNKRKKRRNNRNKKKAPAGNAPAAKTAAKTSPKPASKGGQSKPNKPRRNKRRATKGGNNNNEKK
- a CDS encoding gliding motility lipoprotein GldH; its protein translation is MNLVRRLAFGLLAIPVIIGCDDNLVATDSKSFDGASWPASEPAQFLIEPVDTVTDFQIYLNMRNNKSYAYKNLWLITQMKFPQGKIVTDTLEYAMADARGAFLGTGSDVVENKLIYKKEFRFRESGTYQLTLQQAMRKSGSAQPLEQLEGVLDVGYTIEKEIQNGSK
- a CDS encoding penicillin-binding protein 1A; this translates as MAVSKAQEAKRKEDLRANVILFWKLVGTAIGLLVLLFLLTSWGVFGSLPDHTKLENPDTDLATEIVASDGITLGKFYKDNRTPVNFEDLPQNMVDALVSTEDERFFEHSGIDGFGTLRAVVFLGQRGGASTITQQLAKNYFTEKPATNIVARIGQKLKEWIISIRLEKQYTKQEIIAQYLNQITFLYNADGVRSASRIYFGKEPKDLNVEESAVIVAMLKNPRQYNPRREISKEKSFQRRNQVFVQMVRNDKMTEAMKDSLREQPIELNFSPETHNDGMATYFREYLRSWLDDWIEDNPNPADGEKYNIYRDGLKVNVTIDSRMQAIAEKSVKDHMKNLQAEFDYQNRNLKTAPFRDVTEKEVDEKILASAMRRSERWRILKADGKSDQEIKDSFLEKTDMTVFSWNGPIDTLMRPIDSIRYYKKFLQAGMMSMEPQTGHVKAWVGGINHENFKFDHVKKGKRQPGSTFKPFLYATAIDLLKYSPCREFSDGEYTIPAGRYGNMRDWTPKNSSGGYGNMRTLKDALANSVNTVSARLMDDVGPQAVLDRVKTLGIDTSNMSAQPALALGTEDVSLYEMVAAYGVFANGGIYNEPVLVTSIEDKNGTVLYQYMPDSKDVLNPEVAYTTVKLMEGVTQIGSGARLRDKWRGNQSYASILTDYPYAFENDIAGKTGTTQNQSDGWFMGMVPNLVTGVWVGGEDRAVHFPTITYGQGASMALPIWGSYMKGVYKNENLEVSKGSFPRPANLSIQTDCDVYQQENGSPTEEDDGGELDM
- a CDS encoding 3'-5' exonuclease, yielding MIHKLTLENILFLDIETVPQHENFEDLESLDQELFAQKTQYQRREEFTPAEFYDRAGIWAEFGKIICISVGFFRDTGSKRTFRIHSYKGEESQLLKEFAQMLEEHFSRNEHLLCGHNAKEFDFPFIARRMIIHGLELPTKLNLFGKKPWEIPHLDTMELWKFGDYKHFTSLKLLTRILGIESPKDDIDGSQVRDVYYKEKDLDRITRYCERDVIAVAQVILKLRNENLLQDDQIISK
- a CDS encoding ABC transporter ATP-binding protein, which encodes MTRSSPNNLQVDVKGLNLSFKNGNQFTQVLHDVDIQLHKDEILAIVGESGSGKSITSKILMGLLDTRQIQVHAKKSIVLEKDVLKMDAGEWARFRGSEISMIFQEPMSSLNPTITCGQQVAEILKIHTQLNAKERHQTVLELFEKVKLPSPEVTYQKYPHEISGGQMQRVMIAMAVACKPKILIADEPTTALDVTVQREIILLLKSLQREYGMSIVFISHDLSLVRSIADRIMVMYQGRLVETKDAQDLFQNPQELYTKALIAARPETDRRLKRLPTIRDFMEKRLVEQVESTSQRKERHHEMYRGVPILKVDSVVKDYALKKKLFQPRQYFRAVDHVSFELYKGESLGLVGESGCGKSTLGNMILGLLPVTSGQIVFENQDLSQISSNALRKLRKKIQIIFQDPFASLNPRLKIGDAIMEPMKWHGIGSSDKDRRHRVEQLLERVGLDSGYFERYPHEFSGGQRQRIGIARAVALEPELIVCDESVSALDISVQAQVLNLLNEFKEDLGFSYIFISHDLGVVKYFCDRVIVMNKGKIEEQNEADELYSNPQREYTKKLIEAIP